The Arachis hypogaea cultivar Tifrunner chromosome 14, arahy.Tifrunner.gnm2.J5K5, whole genome shotgun sequence genome has a segment encoding these proteins:
- the LOC112743979 gene encoding subtilisin-like protease SBT1.1 isoform X2, whose protein sequence is MPKYLILFFLSGIMISRLLFIFFALMVTNSMSMMVQKTYIVHMDRTKIRASIHSQDITKPWFESVIDFISESSTQEEEQEQEILPPQLLYVYETNMFGFAVCLSQKQLESLSKVDGFLSALPDELLTLHTTHTPNFLGLKNGIGLWSAQNLASDVIIGIIDSGIWPEHTSFKDSGLSSVPSHWKGVCEQGTKFSASNCNKKLVGARTYLKGYEKSVGKINDTADYRSPRDSIGHGTHTASTAAGSLVKNASFYGLASGSASGMRKTSRIAAYKACWPAGCVNSDILAAMDQAVSDGVDVLSLSLGNYGPHPTTVGNSAPWIMTVAASYTDRTFPTKVRLGRGEVFRGSSLYHGRKTSQLPLVYAKSAGANKEAQYCTENSLDQNLVKGKIVACEKGLNSRTEKGMVVKKAGGAGMILLNSESQGGELLADPHILPATSLGASESSIVRNYIRTSKNAPTASISFLGTKYGEPAPAMAAFSSRGPNYFGLDVIKPDVTAPGVNILAAWPAKVSPSLLKSDKRSVMFNIISGTSMSCPHVSGIAALIKSVHKDWSPAAIKSALMTTAYTLNNKGDPIRDAGSNNSASATPFAFGSGHVNPESASDPGLVYDINTQDYLNYLCRLNYTDSEIALVSRENFVCPKISVFQAGDLNYPSFSVLFDRVGQNSNVTYKRVVTNVGKSQSANYVVNVEQPRGVSVTVEPRKLKFEKMGQKLSYSVTFSSIGKRLRDAGSNSFGSLTWVSGKYYKVRSPIAVTWQ, encoded by the exons ATGCCTaagtatttgattttgtttttcttgtcaGGCATCATGATTTCTAGATTACTCTTCATATTCTTTGCCCTTATGGTGACAAATTCAATGTCTATGATGGTTCAAAAGACCTACATTGTTCACATGGACAGAACCAAAATTAGAGCTTCAATTCATTCTCAAGACATCACAAAACCATGGTTTGAATCGGTCATTGATTTCATTTCTGAATCTTCAacacaagaagaagaacaagaacaagagatTCTACCTCCTCAGCTTCTTTATGTATATGAAACCAACATGTTTGGTTTCGCGGTGTGCCTTTCGCAGAAGCAACTCGAATCCTTGAGCAAAGTCGATGGCTTCCTTTCAGCCTTACCGGATGAACTATTAACCCTTCACACAACACACACTCCAAATTTTCTTGGCCTAAAGAATGGAATAGGCCTTTGGAGTGCTCAAAATTTGGCCTCAGATGTAATAATTGGCATCATCGATTCGGGGATTTGGCCGGAACACACCAGCTTCAAAGATTCAGGGTTGTCCTCTGTACCTTCTCATTGGAAAGGTGTTTGTGAACAGGGCACAAAATTCTCTGCTTCAAATTGCAACAAGAAACTCGTTGGTGCAAGGACTTATCTCAAAGGGTACGAAAAATCCGTAGGGAAGATCAACGACACGGCGGATTATCGTTCCCCTCGAGACTCCATAGGGCACGGAACACACACTGCTTCGACCGCAGCCGGTAGCTTGGTGAAGAATGCAAGCTTCTATGGCCTTGCTAGTGGCTCAGCAAGTGGAATGAGGAAAACTTCAAGAATTGCAGCCTATAAAGCTTGTTGGCCTGCTGGATGTGTTAATTCGGACATACTCGCTGCCATGGACCAAGCAGTTTCCGATGGAGTTGATGTGCTATCACTCTCTTTAG GTAATTATGGACCTCACCCGACTACGGTTGGAAATAGCGCGCCATGGATCATGACAGTTGCAGCCAGCTACACTGACAGAACGTTTCCGACGAAAGTAAGGCTCGGCCGCGGAGAAGTTTTCCGAGGATCTTCGCTGTACCATGGAAGAAAAACAAGTCAATTGCCTCTTGTTTATGCAAAATCAGCAGGTGCTAATAAAGAAGCACAATACTGCACAGAAAACTCACTTGATCAAAATCTTGTTAAGGGAAAAATTGTTGCTTGTGAGAAAGGACTAAACAGCAGAACTGAGAAGGGAATGGTGGTTAAAAAGGCCGGTGGCGCCGGAATGATACTACTCAACTCAGAGAGCCAAGGAGGTGAGCTTCTTGCTGATCCTCACATATTGCCAGCAACTTCATTAGGTGCCTCAGAAAGTAGCATTGTTAGAAACTATATCCGAACTTCGAAAAATGCCCCAACAGCTTCAATTTCCTTCCTAGGGACAAAATATGGCGAGCCTGCGCCGGCTATGGCAGCGTTTTCTTCTAGAGGACCAAACTATTTTGGACTTGATGTGATTAAACCGGATGTCACTGCGCCCGGTGTGAACATCTTGGCGGCGTGGCCTGCGAAAGTTAGCCCAAGTTTGCTGAAAAGTGACAAAAGAAGTGTTATGTTTAACATTATTTCAGGCACTTCAATGTCATGTCCTCATGTTAGTGGCATAGCTGCATTGATCAAATCTGTTCATAAAGATTGGTCTCCTGCAGCCATAAAATCTGCATTGATGACTACTGCATACACATTGAACAATAAAGGCGATCCGATCAGGGATGCCGGATCGAATAATTCGGCTTCTGCTACTCCTTTTGCTTTTGGTTCTGGCCATGTTAACCCAGAAAGTGCGTCTGATCCAGGTTTAGTATATGATATAAACACACaagattatttaaattacttatgtAGGCTTAACTATACAGATTCTGAGATTGCTTTGGTATCAAGAGAGAATTTTGTGTGTCCTAAAATCTCAGTTTTTCAAGCTGGTGACTTGAATTACCCTTCATTTTCTGTTCTATTTGATAGAGTGGGACAAAATTCTAATGTGACATACAAGAGGGTTGTCACAAATGTTGGAAAATCACAAAGTGCTAATTATGTGGTTAATGTTGAACAGCCAAGGGGAGTTTCAGTTACTGTAGAACCAAGGAAACTGAAATTTGAGAAAATGGGACAGAAATTGAGCTATAGTGTGACATTTTCTTCAATTGGAAAAAGATTAAGAGATGCTGGTTCCAATTCATTTGGGTCACTGACTTGGGTTTCTGGAAAATATTACAAGGTTAGAAGTCCTATTGCTGTAACATGGCAATAG
- the LOC112743979 gene encoding subtilisin-like protease SBT1.1 isoform X3, translating into MPKYLILFFLSGIMISRLLFIFFALMVTNSMSMMVQKTYIVHMDRTKIRASIHSQDITKPWFESVIDFISESSTQEEEQEQEILPPQLLYVYETNMFGFAVCLSQKQLESLSKVDGFLSALPDELLTLHTTHTPNFLGLKNGIGLWSAQNLASDVIIGIIDSGIWPEHTSFKDSGLSSVPSHWKGVCEQGTKFSASNCNKKLVGARTYLKGYEKSVGKINDTADYRSPRDSIGHGTHTASTAAGSLVKNASFYGLASGSASGMRKTSRIAAYKACWPAGCVNSDILAAMDQAVSDGVDVLSLSLGGFPKPYYGDSIAIASFGAAKTGVFVSCSAGNYGPHPTTVGNSAPWIMTVAASYTDRTFPTKVRLGRGEVFRGSSLYHGRKTSQLPLVYAKSAGANKEAQYCTENSLDQNLVKGKIVACEKGLNSRTEKGMVVKKAGGAGMILLNSESQGGELLADPHILPATSLGASESSIVRNYIRTSKNAPTASISFLGTKYGEPAPAMAAFSSRGPNYFGLDVIKPDVTAPGVNILAAWPAKVSPSLLKSDKRSVMFNIISGTSMSCPHVSGIAALIKSVHKDWSPAAIKSALMTTAYTLNNKGDPIRDAGSNNSASATPFAFGSGHVNPESASDPGLVYDINTQDYLNYLCRLNYTDSEIALVSRENFVCPKISVFQAGDLNYPSFSVLFDRVGQNSNVTYKRVVTNVGKSQSANYVVNVEQPRGVSVTVEPRKLKFEKMGQKLSYSVTFSSIGKRLRDAGSNSFGSLTWVSGKYYKVRSPIAVTWQ; encoded by the exons ATGCCTaagtatttgattttgtttttcttgtcaGGCATCATGATTTCTAGATTACTCTTCATATTCTTTGCCCTTATGGTGACAAATTCAATGTCTATGATGGTTCAAAAGACCTACATTGTTCACATGGACAGAACCAAAATTAGAGCTTCAATTCATTCTCAAGACATCACAAAACCATGGTTTGAATCGGTCATTGATTTCATTTCTGAATCTTCAacacaagaagaagaacaagaacaagagatTCTACCTCCTCAGCTTCTTTATGTATATGAAACCAACATGTTTGGTTTCGCGGTGTGCCTTTCGCAGAAGCAACTCGAATCCTTGAGCAAAGTCGATGGCTTCCTTTCAGCCTTACCGGATGAACTATTAACCCTTCACACAACACACACTCCAAATTTTCTTGGCCTAAAGAATGGAATAGGCCTTTGGAGTGCTCAAAATTTGGCCTCAGATGTAATAATTGGCATCATCGATTCGGGGATTTGGCCGGAACACACCAGCTTCAAAGATTCAGGGTTGTCCTCTGTACCTTCTCATTGGAAAGGTGTTTGTGAACAGGGCACAAAATTCTCTGCTTCAAATTGCAACAAGAAACTCGTTGGTGCAAGGACTTATCTCAAAGGGTACGAAAAATCCGTAGGGAAGATCAACGACACGGCGGATTATCGTTCCCCTCGAGACTCCATAGGGCACGGAACACACACTGCTTCGACCGCAGCCGGTAGCTTGGTGAAGAATGCAAGCTTCTATGGCCTTGCTAGTGGCTCAGCAAGTGGAATGAGGAAAACTTCAAGAATTGCAGCCTATAAAGCTTGTTGGCCTGCTGGATGTGTTAATTCGGACATACTCGCTGCCATGGACCAAGCAGTTTCCGATGGAGTTGATGTGCTATCACTCTCTTTAGGTGGATTTCCTAAACCTTACTATGGTGATAGCATCGCCATAGCCTCGTTTGGTGCAGCGAAAACCGGTGTTTTTGTTTCTTGCTCTGCAG GTAATTATGGACCTCACCCGACTACGGTTGGAAATAGCGCGCCATGGATCATGACAGTTGCAGCCAGCTACACTGACAGAACGTTTCCGACGAAAGTAAGGCTCGGCCGCGGAGAAGTTTTCCGAGGATCTTCGCTGTACCATGGAAGAAAAACAAGTCAATTGCCTCTTGTTTATGCAAAATCAGCAGGTGCTAATAAAGAAGCACAATACTGCACAGAAAACTCACTTGATCAAAATCTTGTTAAGGGAAAAATTGTTGCTTGTGAGAAAGGACTAAACAGCAGAACTGAGAAGGGAATGGTGGTTAAAAAGGCCGGTGGCGCCGGAATGATACTACTCAACTCAGAGAGCCAAGGAGGTGAGCTTCTTGCTGATCCTCACATATTGCCAGCAACTTCATTAGGTGCCTCAGAAAGTAGCATTGTTAGAAACTATATCCGAACTTCGAAAAATGCCCCAACAGCTTCAATTTCCTTCCTAGGGACAAAATATGGCGAGCCTGCGCCGGCTATGGCAGCGTTTTCTTCTAGAGGACCAAACTATTTTGGACTTGATGTGATTAAACCGGATGTCACTGCGCCCGGTGTGAACATCTTGGCGGCGTGGCCTGCGAAAGTTAGCCCAAGTTTGCTGAAAAGTGACAAAAGAAGTGTTATGTTTAACATTATTTCAGGCACTTCAATGTCATGTCCTCATGTTAGTGGCATAGCTGCATTGATCAAATCTGTTCATAAAGATTGGTCTCCTGCAGCCATAAAATCTGCATTGATGACTACTGCATACACATTGAACAATAAAGGCGATCCGATCAGGGATGCCGGATCGAATAATTCGGCTTCTGCTACTCCTTTTGCTTTTGGTTCTGGCCATGTTAACCCAGAAAGTGCGTCTGATCCAGGTTTAGTATATGATATAAACACACaagattatttaaattacttatgtAGGCTTAACTATACAGATTCTGAGATTGCTTTGGTATCAAGAGAGAATTTTGTGTGTCCTAAAATCTCAGTTTTTCAAGCTGGTGACTTGAATTACCCTTCATTTTCTGTTCTATTTGATAGAGTGGGACAAAATTCTAATGTGACATACAAGAGGGTTGTCACAAATGTTGGAAAATCACAAAGTGCTAATTATGTGGTTAATGTTGAACAGCCAAGGGGAGTTTCAGTTACTGTAGAACCAAGGAAACTGAAATTTGAGAAAATGGGACAGAAATTGAGCTATAGTGTGACATTTTCTTCAATTGGAAAAAGATTAAGAGATGCTGGTTCCAATTCATTTGGGTCACTGACTTGGGTTTCTGGAAAATATTACAAGGTTAGAAGTCCTATTGCTGTAACATGGCAATAG
- the LOC112743979 gene encoding subtilisin-like protease SBT1.1 isoform X1: MISRLLFIFFALMVTNSMSMMVQKTYIVHMDRTKIRASIHSQDITKPWFESVIDFISESSTQEEEQEQEILPPQLLYVYETNMFGFAVCLSQKQLESLSKVDGFLSALPDELLTLHTTHTPNFLGLKNGIGLWSAQNLASDVIIGIIDSGIWPEHTSFKDSGLSSVPSHWKGVCEQGTKFSASNCNKKLVGARTYLKGYEKSVGKINDTADYRSPRDSIGHGTHTASTAAGSLVKNASFYGLASGSASGMRKTSRIAAYKACWPAGCVNSDILAAMDQAVSDGVDVLSLSLGGFPKPYYGDSIAIASFGAAKTGVFVSCSAGNYGPHPTTVGNSAPWIMTVAASYTDRTFPTKVRLGRGEVFRGSSLYHGRKTSQLPLVYAKSAGANKEAQYCTENSLDQNLVKGKIVACEKGLNSRTEKGMVVKKAGGAGMILLNSESQGGELLADPHILPATSLGASESSIVRNYIRTSKNAPTASISFLGTKYGEPAPAMAAFSSRGPNYFGLDVIKPDVTAPGVNILAAWPAKVSPSLLKSDKRSVMFNIISGTSMSCPHVSGIAALIKSVHKDWSPAAIKSALMTTAYTLNNKGDPIRDAGSNNSASATPFAFGSGHVNPESASDPGLVYDINTQDYLNYLCRLNYTDSEIALVSRENFVCPKISVFQAGDLNYPSFSVLFDRVGQNSNVTYKRVVTNVGKSQSANYVVNVEQPRGVSVTVEPRKLKFEKMGQKLSYSVTFSSIGKRLRDAGSNSFGSLTWVSGKYYKVRSPIAVTWQ, translated from the exons ATGATTTCTAGATTACTCTTCATATTCTTTGCCCTTATGGTGACAAATTCAATGTCTATGATGGTTCAAAAGACCTACATTGTTCACATGGACAGAACCAAAATTAGAGCTTCAATTCATTCTCAAGACATCACAAAACCATGGTTTGAATCGGTCATTGATTTCATTTCTGAATCTTCAacacaagaagaagaacaagaacaagagatTCTACCTCCTCAGCTTCTTTATGTATATGAAACCAACATGTTTGGTTTCGCGGTGTGCCTTTCGCAGAAGCAACTCGAATCCTTGAGCAAAGTCGATGGCTTCCTTTCAGCCTTACCGGATGAACTATTAACCCTTCACACAACACACACTCCAAATTTTCTTGGCCTAAAGAATGGAATAGGCCTTTGGAGTGCTCAAAATTTGGCCTCAGATGTAATAATTGGCATCATCGATTCGGGGATTTGGCCGGAACACACCAGCTTCAAAGATTCAGGGTTGTCCTCTGTACCTTCTCATTGGAAAGGTGTTTGTGAACAGGGCACAAAATTCTCTGCTTCAAATTGCAACAAGAAACTCGTTGGTGCAAGGACTTATCTCAAAGGGTACGAAAAATCCGTAGGGAAGATCAACGACACGGCGGATTATCGTTCCCCTCGAGACTCCATAGGGCACGGAACACACACTGCTTCGACCGCAGCCGGTAGCTTGGTGAAGAATGCAAGCTTCTATGGCCTTGCTAGTGGCTCAGCAAGTGGAATGAGGAAAACTTCAAGAATTGCAGCCTATAAAGCTTGTTGGCCTGCTGGATGTGTTAATTCGGACATACTCGCTGCCATGGACCAAGCAGTTTCCGATGGAGTTGATGTGCTATCACTCTCTTTAGGTGGATTTCCTAAACCTTACTATGGTGATAGCATCGCCATAGCCTCGTTTGGTGCAGCGAAAACCGGTGTTTTTGTTTCTTGCTCTGCAG GTAATTATGGACCTCACCCGACTACGGTTGGAAATAGCGCGCCATGGATCATGACAGTTGCAGCCAGCTACACTGACAGAACGTTTCCGACGAAAGTAAGGCTCGGCCGCGGAGAAGTTTTCCGAGGATCTTCGCTGTACCATGGAAGAAAAACAAGTCAATTGCCTCTTGTTTATGCAAAATCAGCAGGTGCTAATAAAGAAGCACAATACTGCACAGAAAACTCACTTGATCAAAATCTTGTTAAGGGAAAAATTGTTGCTTGTGAGAAAGGACTAAACAGCAGAACTGAGAAGGGAATGGTGGTTAAAAAGGCCGGTGGCGCCGGAATGATACTACTCAACTCAGAGAGCCAAGGAGGTGAGCTTCTTGCTGATCCTCACATATTGCCAGCAACTTCATTAGGTGCCTCAGAAAGTAGCATTGTTAGAAACTATATCCGAACTTCGAAAAATGCCCCAACAGCTTCAATTTCCTTCCTAGGGACAAAATATGGCGAGCCTGCGCCGGCTATGGCAGCGTTTTCTTCTAGAGGACCAAACTATTTTGGACTTGATGTGATTAAACCGGATGTCACTGCGCCCGGTGTGAACATCTTGGCGGCGTGGCCTGCGAAAGTTAGCCCAAGTTTGCTGAAAAGTGACAAAAGAAGTGTTATGTTTAACATTATTTCAGGCACTTCAATGTCATGTCCTCATGTTAGTGGCATAGCTGCATTGATCAAATCTGTTCATAAAGATTGGTCTCCTGCAGCCATAAAATCTGCATTGATGACTACTGCATACACATTGAACAATAAAGGCGATCCGATCAGGGATGCCGGATCGAATAATTCGGCTTCTGCTACTCCTTTTGCTTTTGGTTCTGGCCATGTTAACCCAGAAAGTGCGTCTGATCCAGGTTTAGTATATGATATAAACACACaagattatttaaattacttatgtAGGCTTAACTATACAGATTCTGAGATTGCTTTGGTATCAAGAGAGAATTTTGTGTGTCCTAAAATCTCAGTTTTTCAAGCTGGTGACTTGAATTACCCTTCATTTTCTGTTCTATTTGATAGAGTGGGACAAAATTCTAATGTGACATACAAGAGGGTTGTCACAAATGTTGGAAAATCACAAAGTGCTAATTATGTGGTTAATGTTGAACAGCCAAGGGGAGTTTCAGTTACTGTAGAACCAAGGAAACTGAAATTTGAGAAAATGGGACAGAAATTGAGCTATAGTGTGACATTTTCTTCAATTGGAAAAAGATTAAGAGATGCTGGTTCCAATTCATTTGGGTCACTGACTTGGGTTTCTGGAAAATATTACAAGGTTAGAAGTCCTATTGCTGTAACATGGCAATAG
- the LOC112743979 gene encoding subtilisin-like protease SBT1.1 isoform X4, with translation MISRLLFIFFALMVTNSMSMMVQKTYIVHMDRTKIRASIHSQDITKPWFESVIDFISESSTQEEEQEQEILPPQLLYVYETNMFGFAVCLSQKQLESLSKVDGFLSALPDELLTLHTTHTPNFLGLKNGIGLWSAQNLASDVIIGIIDSGIWPEHTSFKDSGLSSVPSHWKGVCEQGTKFSASNCNKKLVGARTYLKGYEKSVGKINDTADYRSPRDSIGHGTHTASTAAGSLVKNASFYGLASGSASGMRKTSRIAAYKACWPAGCVNSDILAAMDQAVSDGVDVLSLSLGNYGPHPTTVGNSAPWIMTVAASYTDRTFPTKVRLGRGEVFRGSSLYHGRKTSQLPLVYAKSAGANKEAQYCTENSLDQNLVKGKIVACEKGLNSRTEKGMVVKKAGGAGMILLNSESQGGELLADPHILPATSLGASESSIVRNYIRTSKNAPTASISFLGTKYGEPAPAMAAFSSRGPNYFGLDVIKPDVTAPGVNILAAWPAKVSPSLLKSDKRSVMFNIISGTSMSCPHVSGIAALIKSVHKDWSPAAIKSALMTTAYTLNNKGDPIRDAGSNNSASATPFAFGSGHVNPESASDPGLVYDINTQDYLNYLCRLNYTDSEIALVSRENFVCPKISVFQAGDLNYPSFSVLFDRVGQNSNVTYKRVVTNVGKSQSANYVVNVEQPRGVSVTVEPRKLKFEKMGQKLSYSVTFSSIGKRLRDAGSNSFGSLTWVSGKYYKVRSPIAVTWQ, from the exons ATGATTTCTAGATTACTCTTCATATTCTTTGCCCTTATGGTGACAAATTCAATGTCTATGATGGTTCAAAAGACCTACATTGTTCACATGGACAGAACCAAAATTAGAGCTTCAATTCATTCTCAAGACATCACAAAACCATGGTTTGAATCGGTCATTGATTTCATTTCTGAATCTTCAacacaagaagaagaacaagaacaagagatTCTACCTCCTCAGCTTCTTTATGTATATGAAACCAACATGTTTGGTTTCGCGGTGTGCCTTTCGCAGAAGCAACTCGAATCCTTGAGCAAAGTCGATGGCTTCCTTTCAGCCTTACCGGATGAACTATTAACCCTTCACACAACACACACTCCAAATTTTCTTGGCCTAAAGAATGGAATAGGCCTTTGGAGTGCTCAAAATTTGGCCTCAGATGTAATAATTGGCATCATCGATTCGGGGATTTGGCCGGAACACACCAGCTTCAAAGATTCAGGGTTGTCCTCTGTACCTTCTCATTGGAAAGGTGTTTGTGAACAGGGCACAAAATTCTCTGCTTCAAATTGCAACAAGAAACTCGTTGGTGCAAGGACTTATCTCAAAGGGTACGAAAAATCCGTAGGGAAGATCAACGACACGGCGGATTATCGTTCCCCTCGAGACTCCATAGGGCACGGAACACACACTGCTTCGACCGCAGCCGGTAGCTTGGTGAAGAATGCAAGCTTCTATGGCCTTGCTAGTGGCTCAGCAAGTGGAATGAGGAAAACTTCAAGAATTGCAGCCTATAAAGCTTGTTGGCCTGCTGGATGTGTTAATTCGGACATACTCGCTGCCATGGACCAAGCAGTTTCCGATGGAGTTGATGTGCTATCACTCTCTTTAG GTAATTATGGACCTCACCCGACTACGGTTGGAAATAGCGCGCCATGGATCATGACAGTTGCAGCCAGCTACACTGACAGAACGTTTCCGACGAAAGTAAGGCTCGGCCGCGGAGAAGTTTTCCGAGGATCTTCGCTGTACCATGGAAGAAAAACAAGTCAATTGCCTCTTGTTTATGCAAAATCAGCAGGTGCTAATAAAGAAGCACAATACTGCACAGAAAACTCACTTGATCAAAATCTTGTTAAGGGAAAAATTGTTGCTTGTGAGAAAGGACTAAACAGCAGAACTGAGAAGGGAATGGTGGTTAAAAAGGCCGGTGGCGCCGGAATGATACTACTCAACTCAGAGAGCCAAGGAGGTGAGCTTCTTGCTGATCCTCACATATTGCCAGCAACTTCATTAGGTGCCTCAGAAAGTAGCATTGTTAGAAACTATATCCGAACTTCGAAAAATGCCCCAACAGCTTCAATTTCCTTCCTAGGGACAAAATATGGCGAGCCTGCGCCGGCTATGGCAGCGTTTTCTTCTAGAGGACCAAACTATTTTGGACTTGATGTGATTAAACCGGATGTCACTGCGCCCGGTGTGAACATCTTGGCGGCGTGGCCTGCGAAAGTTAGCCCAAGTTTGCTGAAAAGTGACAAAAGAAGTGTTATGTTTAACATTATTTCAGGCACTTCAATGTCATGTCCTCATGTTAGTGGCATAGCTGCATTGATCAAATCTGTTCATAAAGATTGGTCTCCTGCAGCCATAAAATCTGCATTGATGACTACTGCATACACATTGAACAATAAAGGCGATCCGATCAGGGATGCCGGATCGAATAATTCGGCTTCTGCTACTCCTTTTGCTTTTGGTTCTGGCCATGTTAACCCAGAAAGTGCGTCTGATCCAGGTTTAGTATATGATATAAACACACaagattatttaaattacttatgtAGGCTTAACTATACAGATTCTGAGATTGCTTTGGTATCAAGAGAGAATTTTGTGTGTCCTAAAATCTCAGTTTTTCAAGCTGGTGACTTGAATTACCCTTCATTTTCTGTTCTATTTGATAGAGTGGGACAAAATTCTAATGTGACATACAAGAGGGTTGTCACAAATGTTGGAAAATCACAAAGTGCTAATTATGTGGTTAATGTTGAACAGCCAAGGGGAGTTTCAGTTACTGTAGAACCAAGGAAACTGAAATTTGAGAAAATGGGACAGAAATTGAGCTATAGTGTGACATTTTCTTCAATTGGAAAAAGATTAAGAGATGCTGGTTCCAATTCATTTGGGTCACTGACTTGGGTTTCTGGAAAATATTACAAGGTTAGAAGTCCTATTGCTGTAACATGGCAATAG